From Halomarina ordinaria:
GCGAGGAGAGCATGGTCGGGGGACAGTACCTCGTCGTCGGCGACGGGAACGTCGACATCGCCCAGCCGGAGAGCGGCGTCCCGATGGTCTGTGAGGTCGAGTCGGTCGGCGACCGCTACGAGATGACCGTCAGGACCTTTCCGACGGACTCGATGGGCATGGGGACGCTGTTCTCGCTCGCGCTCCCGGGGTACGAGACGCGTTCGCTCGTCCCGAACAGTACGCCGACGTTCTCGCTCACGAGGAAGGAGTTCGAGTGGTACCTCGCACTCGACGATGCGCCGGTGCGAATCGATGGAGAATTGACGTTCAGTTCTGACTTTCTCGAAGACTAACTTCTTACGGCCCCGGCGTCGCGCCTCCCTTCGCCGCCAGTGCCGACCCCGCCTGCGAGAGCAGCAGCAGGGCGGAGAACAGGACGCCGGTCATCTTCGGGTGCTCAGCCAGGTACGCCGCGATTGCGTTGTCGGACATTACAGATTTTCCTTGTCGCGCTGAAACTTAAATTTTTTGTCAATTTCGTCGGAATGTTAATACATTCAATTTAGATAGACGTACTCCGACAATTGGCAGACAACGAGGAATTTCGTTCGCGTGACTTAATGTCTCTGGCCGACAACCGTGTACCGTGCTCTACATCACGGCGGGGCTGGTCGAGGGGTTGCTCGCGCTAGCCGACGAGCGCGACCCCGAGGGGGTCACCATCGGCCTCCTGACGACCGAGGCGGGCGCGCTCGAGGGGTCGGTCGACCTCGACCCCGAGACGCAGGTGTTCACGCACTTCTACCTCCCGGAGTCCGCGGAGTCGGTGCGCGCGGTCTTCGGCGTCGACCTCGGCACGCCGCGCACTCAGGGGCGGTTCGTCTCGCACCCGGACGGCTACCTCGGGGTGCGGAAGTCCGACGACCTCCACGAGGTGGTGTTCGTGGCGGTCCCGCCGTGGGAGCGCGTCGTCCCGTTCGGCCGGGACGGGCGACGGCGCGAACTCGTGGTCCTCGACGCCGTCCCGCCGACGGAGTCAGTCGCGTAGGTAGCCGAGGTCCCGGAGTTGCTTGGCGATCTCCTCGAACTCCGCCTCGCTCAGGCCGCCGCGACGCTGGTGCTGGATGACGATGCTCCGCAGGAGAAATCGTACCAGGTCGCTCGTGCTGGAGAAACTCGTCCCCTCGAGGGTCTCCTCGACGCGCTCCGCGAGCGGCTTCGGTATCGACACCGTGGTGTACTCGGTCATCGGTCGATGCGTGGGTCGGGGGCCGCATATGGGTTGTGTCCCGCGATAGCGCAGGGTTTTCGGGGGCTTCGTCCGTACCCCCCGCTATGGGCGTTCGACCACCGACTGACGACTCCACTGACACCCCCGAGACGCTGGCGTTCGGCATCGCCGCGCTCGACGAACGACTCGAGCACGCCGACCTCGGCTTCCCGGCCGACGTCGAGACCGTCCGGGCGGCCATCGGCGACGAGGCGGTCCCCTACGACGGGTCCGGTCGGACGATGACCGTCGCCGAGGCGCTGGACGACGTCGAGGCGACCCGGTTCGACTCCGAGCGCGAGTTCCTCAACGCGCTCCACCCGGTGTTCGAAGCGCAGCGTCGGAACTCCGCGCCGGGGCTGTTCGGTCGGCTACGCTCGCTCGTCCCGTTCTAGCGGTCGGCGCTCGTACCCCTCCGCGGCCTCCCCGACGCCGGCCCCGTCGGTGCGGCGCACCGCGGAGTCGGTGGGAGACGACGGCGATTCGACCTCGAGGCGGTCGGTCAGTTCCTCGAGACGCCGCGTCTGCTCGCGGTTGACCGCGACGATCATGTCCGAGAGGAACCCGAAGGCGAGCAGTTGCGTCCCCAGGAGGATGGCGATACCCGCGACGATGGCGAGCACCTCGTGGGAGATGCGCTGGGTGAACCACTCGAAGCCGACGTACCCGGCCATGGCTCCCCCGAACAGCACGAGGAGTAGACCGACGCTGCCGAAGTAGAACAGCGGGTTGTTGGTCTTCGTCAGCGCGTAGAGCGCGAAGATGATGCGCCCACCGTCGCTCAACGGGTTGAGGTTCGTGTCCGACTCGTCCGGGCGGGCGTGGTACCGGACGGGGACGACGGCCGTCGGGACCCGGTGTTTGACGCACTCGACGGCCAGTTCCGTCTCGATGGTGAAGCCGTCGGCCGTCAGTTCGAAGCGCCTGACCGAGTCCATCGTGAACGCCCGATAGCCGCTCAGGATGTCCGCGAAGTCCCGGCCGTGGACCACCTCGAAGACGGTGTTGATGAGTCGGTTGCCGAAGCCGTTCAGCCAGGTCATCGCCCCGTCGTCCATCTCGGCGAAGCGGTCGCCGATGACGTGGTCCGCGTAGCCCTCGAGCAGCGGTTCGAGCATCCGCTCGGCGTCGCGCGGGTCGTACGTCGCGTCACCGTCTATCATCAGGACGTACGGGGCGGTGATGTACTGGAGCGCCTCGCGGACGGCCTGCCCCTTCCCCGTTCCGGACTGCTCGATGACGCGCGCACCGTGCTCGCGGGCGACGTCCTGGGTGCCGTCGGTCGAGTTGCCGTCGACGACGAGGACGTTGTCGAACCCCTGCTCGGTGAAGCCGTCGACCACCTCACCGATGGTCTCGGCTTCCTGGTAGGTGGGCACGAGGACGCACACCTGCGAGTCGGTCATTGAGGGAAATCTACCACGGACCCGCAAAAACCCCTCGGCCGACCGTGAGCCGCGCTACCGGGAGTCGAAGCGCCGCTCACCGCGTCGGTTCGACGACCTCTCGGTCCGCACCGACGTCGGTCTCCGCATCGGTCGCCGCCTCCCCCCGCCGCTCGCTCAGGTGTTCCCACACCTCGGTGCAGCCACAGCCGTCCGCCAGGCCGTCGAAGTGGCGCCGGTCGTCGTCGCTGGGGTCGTCGGTCGGAGGCTCGTTGGGCGTCATGGTTACTCGGTCGTCGAGTAAATCAGCTCGCGTGAATATAACTCTTCGGGCAGGTGGCACGACGGGCGCGTCGCGTGCGACCGGGGCGCTTACGGTCACACCACGGTGACTCACCCCCATGAGCGACGAGGTGTTCGAGCGACTCGGCCTCACCGAGTACGAGCGGACCGCGCTGACGGAACTGCTCTCGCTCGGTCGGACGACCGCACCCAACCTCGCGGAGGCGACGGGCATCCCGAAGGCGCGCATCTACGGCGTCCTCGACTCGCTCGCGGACGAGGGGTACGTGAAGGTCATCCCGGGCCGACCCAAGCAGTACGTGCCGCGCTCGCCCGCGGAGATACTCGACCGGGCCGAGGAGAACAGACGACAGGCGTAC
This genomic window contains:
- a CDS encoding DUF7503 family protein, with product MSDNAIAAYLAEHPKMTGVLFSALLLLSQAGSALAAKGGATPGP
- a CDS encoding ribbon-helix-helix domain-containing protein, encoding MTEYTTVSIPKPLAERVEETLEGTSFSSTSDLVRFLLRSIVIQHQRRGGLSEAEFEEIAKQLRDLGYLRD
- the aglJ gene encoding S-layer glycoprotein N-glycosyltransferase AglJ, whose amino-acid sequence is MTDSQVCVLVPTYQEAETIGEVVDGFTEQGFDNVLVVDGNSTDGTQDVAREHGARVIEQSGTGKGQAVREALQYITAPYVLMIDGDATYDPRDAERMLEPLLEGYADHVIGDRFAEMDDGAMTWLNGFGNRLINTVFEVVHGRDFADILSGYRAFTMDSVRRFELTADGFTIETELAVECVKHRVPTAVVPVRYHARPDESDTNLNPLSDGGRIIFALYALTKTNNPLFYFGSVGLLLVLFGGAMAGYVGFEWFTQRISHEVLAIVAGIAILLGTQLLAFGFLSDMIVAVNREQTRRLEELTDRLEVESPSSPTDSAVRRTDGAGVGEAAEGYERRPLERDERA